In Phyllobacterium sp. T1293, the genomic window GCGCGTCGCCGAGGCGGTCGCGAGATCGCTGAATATTCAGGTGCTTCGTCCCGGTTATCTTGCGGTCTGGCGAACGGCGCTCGTTGATCCACTGAATGGAGCAACGGCGCCGGTTCAGATATCGCTTTATGGCAGCGAAGGGTTGATCGGGAGTCTAGCCCGTGCCGATGACGGCAACTATGTGAAGATCGACGATCCCTGGAAGGGTGAAAGCTGGAATGATCTGACCAATAGTGGTGAAGGATCGAAGCTCGATCAAAACTTCCGCATTATGGACGGCATCTATAGTGCCGGTATCCGCAATGATATTCCTATCAATGTCATCACTGAGACCATCATGCGGATGTCACGGCTCTATGATCTGGGGAAATTCATTTCTCCGGAGGACAAAGTATCCTTGCTTTATTCCGAAACGCCGCGTGACAAGGCCAGCGAGAGCGGGCGTGTTTTGTATGTTTCGGTTCGACGCGGTGGCGAAAATCTGGAATGCTATCTGATGCGCCCGGAGCGCGGTGGCGATTACGCCTGCATGACCGAGGGCGATACCACATCCGGATTGGGAGGTGCTGAAGGTTTCATCCTGCCGGTCAAGGGCGTTTTCCGCTCGGGCTTTGGCCCACGCGTTCATCCCATCCTTGGATCGGTCAAGTTCCACGAAGGGGTGGATTGGTCGGCACCTGCGGGGACACCGGTTTACGCATCGTTTGACGGCACAATAAGTTTTGCCGGTGCCAATGGAAACTTTGGCAATTTCATCAAGATCAGCCATGCGGGAAACCGGGAAACGCATTATGCGCATCTTCAGGGGTTTGCGAATGGCATTGCCGTTGGCAAGGCTGTCAAAGCAGGGCAGACCATTGGATTTGTGGGCTCGACGGGCCTTAGCACCGGACCGCATCTGCATTTTGAGTTGATGGCAAATGGCGGGCTTGTAGACCCGCTGGGTTATGGCTACAGCGAAATCGGTCTGGATGGCGAAGCGGAAAAACTCGTGCAGCGGATTATTCATGTGGAAAGCGGCGGCAATCCCAACGCTGCTAACCCATTATCATCCGCCAGCGGTCTGGGGCAGTTCATCAACAGCACCTGGTTGCGCATGATGAGTTCCTACAGGGCGGACCTTGTTTCAAAAATGAGCGTGAGTGAGCTATTGGCCTTGAAGTCGGACCCAACTCTGGCAACGGAAATGGTGATGAACCTCGCCAATGAGAATGAAGCAACGCTGAAAGCCTCAGGCATTGCCGGTACTGCGGGCAATCTCTATCTTGCTCACTTTCTTGGCGGCGGCGGCGCCGTATCGGTGCTATCAGCCTCACCCGACACGCAGCTTAGTTCCCTGTTGGATACATCCGTTTTCGGTGCCAACCCATTCCTTTATGGCAAGACCGCCGGATGGATTGTTGAGTGGTCCAACCGGAAGATGTCTGGTCAGGGAGGCGCACAGGCTTCGCCAGTTTATCGGGAAGCGCGGATCAAGGCATCGCGCTTCCGTTCCTATAGTGCAGGCATTAATGAGATGCTTGCCAAACTGCAAGGCTGAGATGGCATTCACTATTCAGTCTGTTGCCCTCTGTTTGCCGATTTTCTCGTCATAGGCCTCGCCGAAATAATGCAGGAAAACATCAAGAATGCCATTCTCGTAAGGCTCGTTCCGTTCGTTCCAAGCGTCGACATAACGGGTCCAACGGGCACCTTTCCCCGAGAGAAACGAGCTTTTCCCTGATGCTTCGATTGCATCGGGTGAAAGCTCGTTCAGCAAACGGAAGAGCGCGGTTTGCATGGCCTGGAACACCGCCTGTTCATGCTGTTTGAGATCGTCAACGGCCTCGCTGAAACTAGCTGTTGCATCCAGATATTCGCGTTTATTTGCTGCAAACAAAGCGGCCAGTGCGGCCGACGTTTCGGGGATGAACTTCAGCGCATTGTTGCCGTCGGATTTCAGAACGGTCTGCTTGGTGCTGCGGATCAAGGCCCGCATTTGGGCGCGAGCGGTGAGCAACTGGGTGAGGCCGGGTACCACAGCCCGGAAGATCTGGCCCAATTGTTCGGCAAATTCGTCATCATGGCGGCCAGCGAGCACATCGGGATCAATTCCTGCTCCAATGGCGAAATGTTCGATAAACCGTTCGCGCGAATGGGAGGGCCCGGTGGATGGTCGCGGTTTAACGGGTGCTGGAGGCTCACGAACGGCCTGAGCTGGATGGGCTGGCTGTGTCGGTGGGCTTTGCACCGCTCCAAGGAACATGGTTCGATCTTCCATCTCACGCAGCGGGCTTTCAGCGCCCCTGGGAATAAAGACGGTTTGTTCTGCCGTGAGTAATGGCTCGGAAGGCCGTGATTGCTCAAAAAATACGCGGAGCTGGTAGGCTCCGATTTCAACAAGATCCCCCGCTAACAGGATGCGCCGCGCACCCTTCTGCAACTCGTCGCCATTGACCAAAAGGCCGTTCGCCGACAGATCTTCTACCCAGTACTCATTTTCGTCGAAAAAGATCTGACAATGTTTCGTCGAAACGAAACGGCTTCTGTCGGGCAGGGACCAGTCCGCATCTTCCGAACGACCGATGATGAAGGAGCGCTGGTCTGCTATGAACTCCGGAATTATATCGTCTCCATGCAGGGAACGATTCTCCAACCTCAGCACAAGTCGCATCCGCTTCTCCGGCATTTGTTGTCTGGCCATAGACTATTCAAATAAAGTGTTGGATACCAAGAGTATAGCGATTTGGATGCGGATCTTTTTTGATGATAGACCAAATTCGATACGGTGGTTGCGGCAGGAGCAAAGGAATACATCGTTTCAATCTCGGAATGACGAGTTGGTTTGTTGTATTTTTGGCTGCCCCATTGTTACTCGCAGCCCCCAGAGCTGCGCAAGCGGCTTTTACCGTGTGCAACCAGACTGCCGATGTCGCCAATGTTGCAATCGGCGAGCAGGTGGGCGGCGATATGCGGACAGAAGGCTGGTGGGCCATAGCCGCCAATCGCTGCGCGGATGTCATAAAGTCAAAACTTTCGAACCGGTATATCTATGTTCATGCCATTGATGTTCAGGGCAGGCCAATTCTGGACGGCGCCGTTACTCTGTGTGTTGATACGAAAAAGTTTCAGATTACCGGTAAAGACGCTTGCTGGCAGCGCAATCATTTGCGAGGCGTATTCAAGGAAGTTGATACCCAATCCTCTGATAACTGGACATTGTTTCTGACTGACCGGCCCTAGAAGAAAATTATTGGTAGAATGCCCTTTAACCCATGACCTGCTATCAAGCGAGAGACATGACCATTCCAACGCGCAACAAGACCAAAGCAAAGGATTCAGCCGGATGGTTTGATTCCCATGCCATGTCCCATACGGGTCGCGTGCGGCCGGTCAATGAAGATCGCTTTCTTTCAAAGCCGCTAAACGGGGTATGGCTTGTTGCTGACGGTATGGGTGGCCACTCACACGGCGATGTTGCGGCGTCAATGATTGTGCAAGCGGCTGGACGCGTCGGGCATCATGCAGTCCACGAGGCAAAAGTTCAGGATTTTCACGATCACATTTTTGGCGTCAATCAGGATATCCGCAATCTGGCACGCGAGCATGGACTGGGTGTCATGGGATCGACGCTGGTTGCACTGCTTGTTACGGGTCAGCATTTTTCAGTCGTATGGTCGGGTGACAGCCGTCTTTATCTTAATCGCGGCAACCGGATGACCCAGATCTCCAAGGATCATACGGAAGTACAACAGATGATCGACGATGGTACGCTTGATCCAGCGGCGGCGGCCAGTTTCAAACGCAAGAATGTCATTCTGCATGCCATAGGTGTTCGCGAGCTTCCTCATCTTGATTTGCTCAGCGGTGAATTGAAGGATGGAGATACATTCATCCTTTGCAGCGACGGCCTCACTGCGCATCTTTCCGCGTTGGATATTCAGGACATCATCCTGTCGCAGGAGCCAGAAACCGCATGTAATTCACTGATAAACAGTGCGCTCGAACGGGGAGGGAGCGACAATGTTACGGTGGTGGTTGTCAATTATCGTGTAGCCCCAGCCCATGATGGTCGGCCATAATGCGTGAACAAACCGAATCCGGTCAAAAATCCGGAAGCATCAAGCCCGGGACGCGGCTGAACGATATTTACGAGGTGACAGAACTTCTCGCCGTTGGTGGTATGTCGGAGGTCTATAAGGGCCATAACATCCAGACACTCGACGAGGTCGCTATCAAGGTTATTCTGCCGCACCTTGCCAGTGACGAGCAGGTTATTTCACTCTTCAAGCAGGAAGCCTCTATTCTCAATTCTCTGGGGCATGATGCAATTGTTCGCTATCACGTTTTCTCGATTGATCGGCTTTCCAATACCGCCTATCTCACGATGGAACTGGTGGAGGGACCATCCCTTTATGAGCGCATAAGGGATCGGCCCTTGAGCTTGGCTGAAGCTGCAAAGCTGATCAGTCGCATCACCTCGGGCCTCAAGGTTGCCCATGAACGCGGCGTCATTCACCGCGATATCTCCTGCGACAACATCATTTTGTCCGGCGGCAATGTCGAGGGTGCCAAACTCATCGATTTCGGTATTGCCAGGCTCGGCATTGGCGGAGACCGCACGCTTCTGGCGGGGAGCTTTGCTGGAAAGTACAATTACGTTTCGCCCGAGCAGCTGGGATTGTTCGGCGGTGATGTACACGAGCCAAGCGATATCTACAGTCTGGGACTGGTCTTTGCCGCGGCCCTTCGTGGCACCCCGCTCGATATGAGCGGCACACATGCCGATGTGGTCAGAAAACGTCAATCGGTTCCGGACCTTTCGACAATCCACCCGGCAGCACGGTCCATCATTCAGCGTATGTTGCAGCCAAGTCCTGCGCTCAGACCCAAGAAGGACGAAATTATCGACGCGTTGCGACCGATGATTCCGGCAACAAAAGATAATTACTCGCGGCGCTCGCAGATTTCAGCATCGTTGAGAGACGGACGCGGACAAACACCATCGGGCCAATCCGGTACCAAAGGGGCCTCAGGTAAATGGGTTGTTCTTGCTTGCCTGCTGGTCGCCGTGGGTGGTGCAGGCTGGTACGGCTATGTCAATCAGGAGAAAATCAAAGCCTATTTATCGGCGCAAAAGACGAGCAAGCCTGCAACGCCGTCAGGCAAATCCGAATTCAAGCTTGATGCGGATCCAAACAGCGTCAAACCAAAACCGGAACCACAAGCCGATCAGGCTAAACCCATAAAAGAGCCGGAAGCTCCAATTGGAACCGTAACGGAAAAACCGCCAGCCGCTACAGTGGAAGCCAAGCCGGATATAAAGAGTGCGGGCAATGAAAAGCCGGTTAATACGCTTCCTGAAGCGGGGCAAAAGCCAGAAACCTTGGCGTCCGGTGAGCAGCAAAAGCATGACGAACCAGCACAAAGCAGCGGTGGCTCCCAGCCGCAGCTCGCTATTACGGAGGCGGACTGGATAAAACAGTTTGCCGGCGGCCCCTGCTTCTTTGCCCACGGCACAATTGCCGCACCTCGAACAATAAATATTGAAGGTTTTGCACAGAGAGTGGGTCCATTCGTCGAAATGGAGCGCGCTTTCATCAGCAAGTTTGGTTACGAGCCGACCATCAATGTGCGGCAGATTGCCGATGCACAATGTGATGCCCTGGCATTTCTGGCTGCCGCGCCAGTTAATGCGGACAAAGCGGCCTTCGTCCTTAAAAACGAGGTTCTGGGACCTAATGATGCATTGGCCGCAACTCTTGGCGGAATCGAGCAGAAGAACGTTCAGGTGATTCTCGTGCGCCAGGACGGTACTGTTGATACAATCAACACAACGCGTCGCGGAGATAGTACGGTCATCAATCTCAATCTCGCTG contains:
- a CDS encoding DUF1036 domain-containing protein; the protein is MLLAAPRAAQAAFTVCNQTADVANVAIGEQVGGDMRTEGWWAIAANRCADVIKSKLSNRYIYVHAIDVQGRPILDGAVTLCVDTKKFQITGKDACWQRNHLRGVFKEVDTQSSDNWTLFLTDRP
- a CDS encoding PP2C family protein-serine/threonine phosphatase produces the protein MTIPTRNKTKAKDSAGWFDSHAMSHTGRVRPVNEDRFLSKPLNGVWLVADGMGGHSHGDVAASMIVQAAGRVGHHAVHEAKVQDFHDHIFGVNQDIRNLAREHGLGVMGSTLVALLVTGQHFSVVWSGDSRLYLNRGNRMTQISKDHTEVQQMIDDGTLDPAAAASFKRKNVILHAIGVRELPHLDLLSGELKDGDTFILCSDGLTAHLSALDIQDIILSQEPETACNSLINSALERGGSDNVTVVVVNYRVAPAHDGRP
- a CDS encoding peptidoglycan DD-metalloendopeptidase family protein, with amino-acid sequence MRGEELHTLSQDFKRAKKLARQRRNRRRIWQGLALVAFAGMAIGAFLYLPKFLGMPDDLTNETLVIPEGEVQQPGKDGEFELSATDDRRDALLLQSVNNEKPRPHKSEIRFQKNNSGSEIDGSVYFVSDTMLSSSVRLMTALPATPQDFALMQSAPEISTTPPVVPQAPGQPVPSSDTASSDAGWEGGVSPSETAQISASSPGSSNSVDIISEKKRPPQNQQFVIKVLAERNVKDVLADGHTTQAETARVAEAVARSLNIQVLRPGYLAVWRTALVDPLNGATAPVQISLYGSEGLIGSLARADDGNYVKIDDPWKGESWNDLTNSGEGSKLDQNFRIMDGIYSAGIRNDIPINVITETIMRMSRLYDLGKFISPEDKVSLLYSETPRDKASESGRVLYVSVRRGGENLECYLMRPERGGDYACMTEGDTTSGLGGAEGFILPVKGVFRSGFGPRVHPILGSVKFHEGVDWSAPAGTPVYASFDGTISFAGANGNFGNFIKISHAGNRETHYAHLQGFANGIAVGKAVKAGQTIGFVGSTGLSTGPHLHFELMANGGLVDPLGYGYSEIGLDGEAEKLVQRIIHVESGGNPNAANPLSSASGLGQFINSTWLRMMSSYRADLVSKMSVSELLALKSDPTLATEMVMNLANENEATLKASGIAGTAGNLYLAHFLGGGGAVSVLSASPDTQLSSLLDTSVFGANPFLYGKTAGWIVEWSNRKMSGQGGAQASPVYREARIKASRFRSYSAGINEMLAKLQG
- a CDS encoding serine/threonine-protein kinase, whose product is MREQTESGQKSGSIKPGTRLNDIYEVTELLAVGGMSEVYKGHNIQTLDEVAIKVILPHLASDEQVISLFKQEASILNSLGHDAIVRYHVFSIDRLSNTAYLTMELVEGPSLYERIRDRPLSLAEAAKLISRITSGLKVAHERGVIHRDISCDNIILSGGNVEGAKLIDFGIARLGIGGDRTLLAGSFAGKYNYVSPEQLGLFGGDVHEPSDIYSLGLVFAAALRGTPLDMSGTHADVVRKRQSVPDLSTIHPAARSIIQRMLQPSPALRPKKDEIIDALRPMIPATKDNYSRRSQISASLRDGRGQTPSGQSGTKGASGKWVVLACLLVAVGGAGWYGYVNQEKIKAYLSAQKTSKPATPSGKSEFKLDADPNSVKPKPEPQADQAKPIKEPEAPIGTVTEKPPAATVEAKPDIKSAGNEKPVNTLPEAGQKPETLASGEQQKHDEPAQSSGGSQPQLAITEADWIKQFAGGPCFFAHGTIAAPRTINIEGFAQRVGPFVEMERAFISKFGYEPTINVRQIADAQCDALAFLAAAPVNADKAAFVLKNEVLGPNDALAATLGGIEQKNVQVILVRQDGTVDTINTTRRGDSTVINLNLAAPQKDISVPYMLIAIQSDEKLDLIGGKDTFKGLAAKLQQQSGKPAVTVKYFRQQG
- the tagH gene encoding type VI secretion system-associated FHA domain protein TagH codes for the protein MRLVLRLENRSLHGDDIIPEFIADQRSFIIGRSEDADWSLPDRSRFVSTKHCQIFFDENEYWVEDLSANGLLVNGDELQKGARRILLAGDLVEIGAYQLRVFFEQSRPSEPLLTAEQTVFIPRGAESPLREMEDRTMFLGAVQSPPTQPAHPAQAVREPPAPVKPRPSTGPSHSRERFIEHFAIGAGIDPDVLAGRHDDEFAEQLGQIFRAVVPGLTQLLTARAQMRALIRSTKQTVLKSDGNNALKFIPETSAALAALFAANKREYLDATASFSEAVDDLKQHEQAVFQAMQTALFRLLNELSPDAIEASGKSSFLSGKGARWTRYVDAWNERNEPYENGILDVFLHYFGEAYDEKIGKQRATD